The following coding sequences lie in one Nitrospirota bacterium genomic window:
- a CDS encoding TVP38/TMEM64 family protein — MEPPQRPEERSRPGSTSQPASHRLPIGKLVVAVAVVFGVAAFFAFDLGRHLTLSALKANKDALRAYTDAHYAVTVAIFITAYCVQTALSLPGAVIFTLTGGFLFGTALGTVYVNLGATSGAVLAFLTARYLFRDGVERRFGEKMDAIQRGFGRNAFNYLLTLRLIPLFPFFLVNLAAGLTRIRLSTYTAATAIGIIPASIVYANAGSQLGRIESLRDVASPGVLGAFALLGLLALVPVAYQRLKR; from the coding sequence ATGGAGCCACCGCAGCGTCCGGAGGAGCGGTCTCGACCCGGCTCGACGTCCCAACCGGCATCGCACCGTCTGCCAATCGGCAAGCTGGTCGTTGCCGTGGCGGTCGTGTTCGGGGTGGCGGCGTTTTTTGCCTTTGATCTTGGACGCCACCTGACGCTCTCCGCGCTCAAGGCGAACAAGGACGCGCTACGCGCGTATACCGACGCGCACTATGCCGTTACGGTGGCCATCTTTATCACGGCCTATTGCGTCCAGACTGCGTTGTCGTTGCCTGGTGCGGTAATCTTCACGTTGACCGGAGGGTTCTTGTTCGGAACCGCGTTGGGGACCGTGTACGTCAATCTTGGCGCGACTTCCGGTGCGGTGCTCGCGTTTCTGACCGCGCGTTACCTGTTTCGGGATGGCGTCGAACGCCGATTCGGCGAGAAGATGGACGCGATCCAGCGCGGGTTCGGTCGGAATGCGTTCAACTACCTGTTGACCTTGCGACTGATTCCGCTGTTCCCATTTTTCCTCGTCAACCTCGCTGCAGGGCTGACGCGGATCCGGCTGTCCACGTACACGGCCGCCACCGCGATCGGCATCATCCCTGCCAGCATCGTCTACGCCAATGCGGGGAGTCAGTTGGGGCGGATCGAATCGCTCAGGGACGTTGCGTCACCGGGAGTGTTGGGGGCGTTCGCGTTGCTTGGGCTGCTCGCGCTCGTACCGGTGGCATATCAACGATTGAAGCGCTGA
- a CDS encoding acyl-CoA dehydrogenase, whose amino-acid sequence MDVFGLRRRMISAPLLRAFRNAMPTMSQTEREALEAGTVWWDAELFSGRPNWQQLLSTPAPRLTNEEQAFLDGPVDELCALLDDWRITEEWRDLPPEAWKFIKDQRFFGMIIPKRYGGLEFSALAHSCVVMKLASRSITGAVTVMVPNSLGPAELLLHYGTEEQRDYYLPRLARGDEIPCFALTGPEAGSDAASMPDTGVICRGTFKGQSGVLGIRLNWNKRYITLGPVATVLGLAFKCLDPDRLLGDLTDRGITVALIPTNTPGITIGKRHMPLDIPFQNGPNQGKDVFIPMDYVIGGQARIGQGWRMLMESLAAGRAISLPALATGACKLASRATGAYARVRKQFKTPIGRFEGVEEALARIAGSAYVTDAARVMTLGAVDSGEKPSVISAVIKYHLTELMRRAVNDAMDVHGGSAVALGPRNFMARVYQAIPISITVEGANIMTRNLIIFGQGAIRCHPYVLKEMHAARNPDHEQALREFDRAFFGHLGHIARNAWRALLHGLSGARLLASPVDGPTRRFYQRASRLSAAFALVADVTMILVGAALKRRESLSARLGDVLSHLYLISAALKRFEDEGRPEADLPLVRWACEEHLFAAEERLDAVLRNLPNRVAAGALRAMVFPLGRSACRPSDRLTHDVAAVLLEPSAARDRLTVGVYIPKSSSEAVARLDLALEKVVAADAVEKKLRAAIQRGVLRNADEPVLLSEAVALEVITPREADVVAEAAAIRREVIQVDDFPPEYWFRDRSEFARKTVANR is encoded by the coding sequence ATGGACGTGTTCGGGCTTCGGCGGCGAATGATCAGCGCGCCGCTCTTGCGCGCGTTCCGGAACGCCATGCCAACGATGTCGCAGACCGAGCGAGAGGCGCTCGAAGCCGGCACGGTTTGGTGGGACGCGGAACTGTTCAGCGGTCGGCCGAACTGGCAACAACTGCTCTCCACCCCCGCGCCCCGTCTCACGAATGAAGAACAGGCCTTCCTCGACGGTCCGGTCGACGAGTTGTGTGCGTTGCTCGACGACTGGCGGATCACCGAGGAGTGGCGGGATCTGCCGCCCGAAGCGTGGAAATTCATCAAAGACCAGCGGTTCTTCGGGATGATCATCCCGAAGCGGTACGGAGGGTTGGAGTTCTCGGCGCTCGCGCACTCCTGCGTGGTGATGAAGCTGGCGAGCCGAAGCATCACGGGCGCCGTGACCGTGATGGTGCCGAATTCGTTGGGGCCGGCGGAGTTGTTGCTCCACTACGGCACCGAAGAGCAACGCGACTATTACCTGCCGCGCTTGGCTCGCGGCGACGAGATCCCCTGTTTTGCGTTGACCGGACCGGAGGCCGGATCCGATGCGGCGTCGATGCCCGACACCGGCGTGATCTGTCGCGGCACGTTCAAGGGGCAATCCGGCGTATTGGGTATTCGTCTGAACTGGAACAAGCGCTACATTACCCTCGGTCCAGTCGCGACGGTACTCGGCCTCGCGTTCAAGTGCCTGGATCCTGACCGTCTGCTGGGTGATCTGACCGATCGCGGGATCACGGTGGCGCTGATCCCCACCAACACGCCGGGGATCACGATCGGCAAACGGCACATGCCGCTGGACATCCCGTTCCAAAACGGGCCGAACCAAGGGAAAGACGTGTTCATCCCGATGGATTATGTCATCGGCGGCCAAGCCCGCATCGGCCAGGGGTGGCGGATGTTGATGGAAAGTCTGGCGGCCGGTCGAGCGATTTCCTTGCCGGCGCTGGCGACCGGCGCGTGTAAGCTCGCGTCCCGCGCGACCGGTGCCTACGCCAGGGTCCGCAAACAGTTCAAGACGCCGATCGGTCGCTTCGAGGGCGTGGAAGAAGCGTTGGCCCGCATCGCGGGTTCGGCCTACGTGACGGATGCGGCGCGGGTGATGACGCTCGGCGCGGTGGATTCCGGGGAGAAGCCGTCGGTGATCTCCGCCGTGATCAAGTACCACCTCACCGAGCTGATGCGCCGTGCTGTAAACGACGCCATGGACGTCCACGGAGGGTCCGCCGTGGCCCTGGGGCCCCGCAACTTCATGGCGCGGGTCTACCAGGCGATCCCCATCAGCATCACGGTGGAAGGCGCCAACATCATGACCCGCAACCTGATCATCTTTGGGCAAGGCGCGATCCGCTGCCACCCATATGTGTTGAAGGAGATGCACGCAGCGAGAAACCCCGACCACGAGCAGGCGCTCCGAGAATTCGACCGCGCGTTCTTCGGGCACCTCGGTCACATCGCCAGGAACGCGTGGCGGGCCTTGCTCCACGGACTGAGCGGCGCTCGGTTGCTCGCGTCCCCGGTTGACGGGCCGACGCGCCGGTTCTATCAACGCGCCAGTCGCCTGAGCGCCGCCTTTGCGCTCGTGGCTGATGTCACCATGATTCTGGTCGGCGCCGCGCTCAAACGGCGGGAGTCTCTCTCGGCGCGCCTCGGCGACGTGTTGAGCCATCTCTATCTGATCTCGGCCGCGCTCAAGCGCTTTGAAGATGAGGGCCGACCGGAGGCCGATCTCCCGCTGGTTCGGTGGGCGTGCGAGGAGCACCTGTTTGCCGCCGAGGAGCGCCTCGACGCGGTGCTGCGCAATCTCCCGAATCGCGTGGCGGCTGGTGCCCTGAGGGCAATGGTGTTCCCGCTCGGGCGCTCCGCTTGCAGACCGAGCGACCGGTTGACCCACGACGTCGCGGCCGTCCTGCTGGAGCCTTCAGCCGCGCGTGATCGACTCACGGTCGGCGTCTACATCCCCAAGAGCTCCTCCGAGGCGGTGGCACGGCTTGACCTGGCGTTGGAGAAGGTGGTGGCTGCAGACGCGGTCGAGAAGAAGTTACGCGCCGCCATCCAGCGCGGCGTCCTGCGGAACGCCGACGAACCGGTGCTGCTGTCAGAGGCCGTGGCGTTGGAAGTGATCACGCCGCGCGAAGCGGACGTGGTGGCCGAAGCCGCGGCGATTCGGCGCGAGGTGATCCAAGTCGACGACTTTCCACCCGAGTACTGGTTTCGCGACCGGAGCGAGTTCGCCCGAAAAACGGTCGCCAACCGGTAG
- a CDS encoding SDR family NAD(P)-dependent oxidoreductase has product MRLLDRTALVTGGGTGIGLATARALVSEGARVAIASRDTSRLTAVAAELDPPGKRVMALPMDVTDRAQVARGIEAVVGRWGHVDILVNNAGVSGITAVSDPDEVLWKQILATNLTGMYIVTKLAVRQMKDHAHGRVINLSSVLGRFGVPGYAAYCASKHGVIGLTRSLALELAPRGITVNALCPGWVETAMARQGIANGARAMGVSDAEFRRQAEADVPLKRFMRPDEIAQLAVYVASDAADGMTGQALNLCGGATMD; this is encoded by the coding sequence ATGCGACTGCTGGACCGAACGGCGCTCGTAACCGGCGGGGGAACCGGCATCGGGCTTGCCACCGCCCGAGCGTTGGTGAGCGAAGGCGCGCGGGTGGCGATTGCGTCTCGCGATACGTCGCGGCTCACCGCCGTGGCGGCCGAGCTGGATCCCCCGGGCAAGCGCGTCATGGCGCTCCCGATGGACGTGACGGACAGGGCCCAGGTCGCTCGTGGCATCGAGGCCGTGGTCGGGCGATGGGGACACGTCGATATCCTCGTCAACAACGCGGGCGTGTCGGGGATCACGGCGGTGTCCGATCCCGACGAGGTGCTGTGGAAACAGATTCTGGCCACGAACTTGACCGGGATGTACATCGTGACCAAGCTCGCGGTGCGCCAGATGAAAGACCACGCGCACGGCAGGGTCATCAACCTCTCGTCTGTATTGGGGCGCTTCGGCGTACCGGGGTATGCCGCGTACTGCGCCTCCAAACACGGGGTCATCGGGTTGACCCGCTCGCTGGCATTGGAACTCGCGCCGCGCGGCATCACGGTCAACGCGTTGTGCCCCGGCTGGGTAGAGACCGCAATGGCGCGCCAGGGAATCGCGAATGGCGCGCGGGCAATGGGCGTGAGTGACGCCGAGTTCCGACGACAAGCCGAAGCCGACGTACCGCTCAAGCGCTTCATGCGGCCCGATGAAATCGCGCAACTTGCCGTGTACGTAGCCTCTGACGCCGCCGACGGGATGACCGGTCAAGCGCTCAACCTGTGCGGCGGGGCGACCATGGACTAG